A single Candidatus Acidulodesulfobacterium acidiphilum DNA region contains:
- a CDS encoding ABC transporter permease, translated as MGIYIIKRIFFMIPILIGITLISFFVIHLAPGNPLTEQLGLNPKVSAASREMLSKLYGLNKPLLTQYYEWLKRIVTLNFGVSFTANHEPVITEIKRTIGITIIINSLAMFFIFLFSIPLGVMSAVKHDSIFDKITTVLVFIGFAAPSFWVALLLIIFFGIDLHILPIGGITSAGYNFLPWWGKIANIAKHLVMPVFVAGFGGIAGLSRYLKGNMLEVYRQDYILTARAKGLKERTVIYKHAMKNALIPFITILGLSVPGLIGGSVIIETIFDINGMGRLFYQSVLARDYPTIMGILVIGAVLTLIGNLLADIAYALVDPRLRK; from the coding sequence ATGGGAATATATATTATAAAACGAATTTTTTTTATGATACCTATTTTAATAGGAATCACTTTAATATCATTTTTCGTTATACACCTTGCGCCGGGCAACCCCCTTACCGAACAGTTGGGTTTAAATCCGAAGGTTTCGGCTGCTTCGAGGGAGATGCTCTCAAAACTTTACGGTTTAAACAAACCTCTTTTAACCCAGTATTACGAATGGCTTAAACGGATAGTCACGCTTAATTTCGGGGTTTCTTTTACCGCAAACCATGAACCGGTCATTACCGAAATAAAAAGAACTATAGGCATAACTATTATTATAAACTCTCTTGCTATGTTTTTTATATTCCTATTTTCTATTCCTCTGGGGGTTATGTCGGCGGTTAAGCACGATTCCATCTTCGATAAAATTACCACGGTATTGGTTTTTATCGGTTTTGCGGCGCCGTCTTTCTGGGTCGCTCTTCTTTTAATTATTTTTTTCGGAATAGATTTGCACATACTGCCTATAGGAGGTATAACCTCTGCCGGTTATAATTTTCTTCCCTGGTGGGGCAAAATCGCAAATATAGCAAAGCATCTCGTCATGCCCGTATTCGTCGCCGGGTTCGGAGGTATTGCCGGACTTTCCAGATATTTGAAGGGCAATATGCTTGAAGTTTACAGGCAGGATTATATTCTGACTGCAAGAGCTAAAGGGCTTAAAGAACGGACGGTAATATACAAGCATGCCATGAAAAACGCCCTTATTCCTTTTATAACAATACTAGGGTTAAGCGTTCCGGGACTTATAGGAGGAAGCGTTATCATAGAAACTATTTTCGATATAAACGGAATGGGCAGGCTTTTCTATCAGAGCGTCCTTGCGCGAGACTATCCGACTATAATGGGAATACTCGTAATAGGCGCGGTACTTACTCTTATCGGCAACCTTTTGGCCGACATCGCTTATGCTCTCGTCGATCCAAGACTTCGAAAATAG
- a CDS encoding ABC transporter permease, protein MNEIINAFKKNKLALYSLIFILLIILAAVFAPYISPYNPDKINVNAILQPPSFAHILGTDQLGRDVFSRLIYGSRISVEVGFISVSISLFIGIIIGAFAGYYAGLTDGFLMRFVDIMLTFPSFFLILAVSAILRPSIINIMIIIGLTSWMGVARIIRAEFMQNREKDYVLSAKAAGASDLYIMFIEILPNVVAPILVSATLGIAGAILIQASLAFLGIGIMPPTPSWGGMLSRGKTYIMVAWWLTLFPGIAILLTVLSFNLVGEAVRNALDPRYSTEK, encoded by the coding sequence ATGAACGAAATAATAAACGCTTTTAAAAAAAATAAACTCGCCTTATACTCTTTGATTTTTATTTTGCTTATTATTCTGGCAGCCGTATTTGCGCCTTATATATCTCCGTACAATCCGGATAAAATAAACGTAAACGCAATACTTCAGCCGCCGAGTTTTGCGCATATCCTTGGAACCGATCAGCTTGGACGCGACGTTTTTTCAAGACTCATTTACGGTTCTAGAATTTCCGTAGAAGTAGGTTTTATATCGGTTTCCATATCTCTTTTTATAGGGATAATTATAGGCGCTTTTGCTGGGTATTATGCCGGTTTGACGGACGGTTTTCTAATGAGATTCGTCGATATCATGCTGACCTTCCCGTCTTTTTTTCTTATTCTTGCGGTAAGCGCGATTTTAAGACCCTCTATCATAAACATTATGATTATAATAGGCTTAACTTCATGGATGGGCGTCGCCAGAATAATCAGGGCAGAATTTATGCAAAACAGGGAAAAAGACTATGTCCTATCGGCTAAAGCGGCGGGAGCTTCAGACCTCTATATTATGTTTATCGAAATTTTACCGAACGTCGTCGCTCCTATTTTAGTTTCGGCAACGCTTGGAATAGCCGGAGCAATCTTAATACAGGCGTCTTTAGCTTTTCTCGGGATTGGTATTATGCCGCCTACGCCTAGTTGGGGAGGAATGCTTTCGCGAGGGAAAACCTATATAATGGTAGCATGGTGGCTGACGCTGTTTCCGGGTATTGCAATTTTACTTACCGTCCTAAGTTTTAATTTAGTCGGTGAAGCAGTCAGAAATGCCCTCGACCCCAGATATTCGACTGAGAAATAG
- a CDS encoding diaminopimelate epimerase — protein MKFTKLHGAGNDYLYIDGINDIPACVVGNTYSNNFYNELSEKISDRHFGVGSDGIIIILPPSSNEEFGVKPDFRMRMFNADGSEGEMCGNGIRCFAKYVYDKHLTDKKIINIETLAGVKTVEVFLAEGTGTVKEAKVFMGIPEFEASKIPAIFQKTEIINEKINVKNKNFTVSCVSMGNPHCVTFVDDVKNFDVHYYGHIIENDTMFPNRVNIEFVQLLDDGNVIVRTWERGSGETLACGTGACAVYSVIKKTGKIDLGEKELKVNLYGGTLKISGDINKGIYMVGPAEEVFSGYFNF, from the coding sequence ATAAAATTTACGAAACTTCATGGAGCCGGCAACGACTATCTTTATATAGACGGCATTAACGATATTCCTGCCTGTGTTGTCGGTAATACGTATAGTAATAATTTCTATAACGAACTCTCGGAGAAAATCAGCGATAGGCATTTTGGAGTTGGTTCAGACGGCATTATAATAATTTTGCCTCCTTCGTCAAATGAAGAGTTTGGGGTTAAGCCGGATTTTAGAATGAGGATGTTTAATGCAGACGGTTCTGAAGGAGAAATGTGCGGCAACGGAATAAGATGCTTTGCAAAATATGTTTACGATAAGCATCTTACGGATAAAAAGATTATAAATATCGAAACTCTTGCGGGAGTTAAAACGGTGGAAGTTTTTTTGGCGGAAGGAACGGGCACGGTAAAAGAAGCAAAGGTTTTTATGGGTATTCCAGAGTTTGAGGCAAGTAAAATTCCGGCAATTTTTCAAAAAACGGAAATCATCAACGAAAAAATAAACGTAAAGAATAAGAACTTTACCGTATCCTGCGTTTCAATGGGTAATCCGCATTGCGTTACTTTCGTAGATGACGTAAAAAATTTTGATGTTCATTATTACGGACATATTATAGAAAACGATACTATGTTTCCTAATCGGGTCAATATAGAGTTTGTTCAACTGCTCGACGACGGAAACGTGATAGTAAGAACATGGGAAAGAGGCTCAGGCGAAACTCTGGCGTGCGGTACAGGCGCATGCGCAGTTTATTCGGTCATAAAAAAAACCGGCAAAATAGACTTGGGCGAAAAGGAGCTTAAGGTTAATTTATACGGCGGAACGCTTAAAATATCGGGAGATATAAATAAAGGCATATATATGGTCGGTCCAGCCGAAGAAGTTTTTAGCGGTTATTTTAATTTTTAA
- a CDS encoding lytic transglycosylase domain-containing protein, whose translation MKKASLLAYILFAVVLLNCCFSDYAFSFVDYLSKNSKPYLNYNNEGVFKKAFNSFVSGRYKTAAGEFWLYLHRGGKTLGNFALYYQGLSFINLKEYGKADYVLMKLSISYPNFVFYKNTIFYLAISEEKTGNYVSEISHFKYIIARSKKSSVRSFAMYDVYKAYAKLKDYKLADKYLKRLYIDYPYFCKIHHIKIKNAFLNLSEKIKRGEDLYYDSYYTESIAILKTVALKDKKAKLIILKDLMNIKSSLFLDKVDKCLKYEKNKSCYEYYGVKNLKILDLKARYYYISGQTQKTFLILNSISEKYGFLNRRLKNIYGNILWSRILNDLKSGELLSAAKRLKSFFIIDDSVNQNTARFLFWYGIILEKLGYKKRALFYFNLIRASRILRYSYYGIMSDIFVSRITGAADYSSEVLNNGDIRSYSIVSLKYASEFKKAINNNYALNLRFKRLKALLNLNIYSLSYIELRKIALMNDNNKNFDVFLIYLLYKKGYYGSAINIAFTLIFKNDDYRQLLLNKKFLEILYPKPYYGYVEKYSSKYGIPVDLIYGIMRQESLYNPICYSGANAIGLMQIIPSTGYYIASHTGCYNFNPSMLYSKHINISFGSYYLKTLLDQFNGKKYLAIASYNAGPGAVSYWKNNLLKNDAMPLFIELIPFNQTRTYVKRVLANYYVYNFLYN comes from the coding sequence ATGAAAAAAGCGAGTTTATTAGCTTATATATTGTTTGCCGTCGTCCTGCTTAACTGTTGTTTTTCAGATTATGCTTTTTCTTTTGTCGATTATTTAAGTAAAAATTCAAAACCTTATCTCAATTACAATAACGAAGGCGTTTTTAAAAAAGCTTTTAACAGTTTTGTTTCCGGCAGATATAAAACTGCTGCTGGAGAATTTTGGCTTTATTTGCACAGGGGAGGTAAAACGCTCGGTAATTTTGCGCTTTATTATCAGGGGTTGTCTTTTATCAATCTTAAAGAATACGGAAAAGCGGATTATGTTCTAATGAAACTATCAATTTCTTATCCTAATTTCGTTTTTTATAAAAACACTATTTTTTATTTGGCTATATCTGAAGAAAAAACGGGAAACTATGTTTCAGAAATATCCCATTTTAAATATATTATTGCACGTTCAAAAAAATCGTCCGTACGTTCTTTTGCAATGTACGATGTATATAAAGCATATGCGAAGCTGAAAGATTATAAGCTTGCGGATAAATATTTAAAGCGGCTTTATATAGATTACCCTTACTTTTGCAAAATTCATCATATAAAAATAAAAAATGCTTTTTTAAATTTATCCGAAAAAATTAAACGTGGAGAAGATTTATATTATGATTCCTATTATACAGAATCTATTGCCATACTAAAGACGGTCGCTTTAAAAGACAAAAAAGCAAAATTAATCATTTTGAAAGATTTGATGAATATTAAAAGTTCTTTGTTTTTAGATAAAGTTGATAAATGTTTAAAATACGAAAAAAATAAATCATGCTATGAATATTACGGAGTAAAAAATTTAAAAATACTAGATTTGAAAGCCCGTTATTATTACATTAGCGGGCAAACTCAAAAAACGTTTTTAATTTTAAACTCTATATCGGAGAAATATGGATTTCTTAACCGAAGGCTTAAAAATATTTACGGGAATATTTTGTGGAGTCGCATTTTAAACGATCTGAAATCAGGGGAATTATTGAGCGCGGCAAAAAGGCTTAAGTCTTTTTTTATTATAGACGATTCCGTAAACCAAAACACGGCAAGATTTCTATTCTGGTACGGCATTATACTTGAAAAATTAGGCTATAAAAAAAGAGCCCTTTTTTATTTTAATTTGATAAGAGCTTCGAGGATTTTAAGGTATTCTTATTACGGTATTATGTCGGACATATTTGTCAGCAGAATAACCGGCGCCGCAGATTACTCTTCGGAAGTCTTGAACAATGGCGATATCCGCAGTTATAGCATTGTATCTTTGAAATATGCATCCGAATTTAAAAAAGCAATAAATAATAATTATGCCTTAAATTTAAGATTTAAGAGATTAAAAGCGCTTTTGAATCTAAATATTTATTCTCTTTCTTATATAGAACTGCGGAAAATAGCGTTAATGAATGATAATAATAAAAATTTCGACGTTTTTTTGATATATTTACTTTATAAAAAAGGATATTACGGGTCGGCCATTAACATTGCTTTCACTTTAATTTTTAAAAATGACGATTATAGGCAATTGCTCTTAAATAAAAAATTTTTAGAAATTCTTTATCCAAAGCCTTATTACGGCTATGTAGAAAAATACTCTTCAAAGTACGGTATCCCGGTAGATTTAATATACGGCATAATGAGGCAGGAAAGCCTTTATAATCCCATATGTTATTCCGGCGCAAACGCAATAGGTCTTATGCAGATTATTCCGTCCACCGGTTACTATATAGCAAGCCATACCGGCTGCTATAATTTTAATCCTTCCATGCTATACAGCAAGCATATAAATATAAGTTTCGGCTCATATTATTTGAAGACCCTTCTCGATCAGTTTAACGGAAAAAAATATCTTGCCATAGCTTCTTATAATGCAGGACCGGGAGCCGTTTCATACTGGAAAAACAATCTTTTAAAAAATGATGCAATGCCTCTTTTTATAGAACTTATACCGTTTAATCAAACAAGGACTTACGTTAAAAGAGTTTTGGCAAATTATTATGTTTATAATTTTCTTTATAATTAA
- the ligA gene encoding NAD-dependent DNA ligase LigA, which produces MKKSSDFDDTASKITEEKAKQRIAELTDALNYHNYRYYMLEDPVISDFEFDKLMRELSDLERKYPQFVRQDSPSKRVGGAVSEKFSQVKHNVPMLSLDNAYSREEVLEFDAKVKRFLGYEAAENIDYECELKFDGLAVEIVYKNGFFVQGSTRGDGVIGEDVTANLRTINTIPLKLLKDIEYIEVRGEVLMDKKSFKSLNEERLKEGLSLFANPRNAASGSIRQLDPDITKKRNLIMFAYGVGDYSIKDVSDFNTQFEMMNFLKTAGININKKIKLVKGISGAVNFFDDIAEIRESLPFEIDGIVIKVNDIGLQKKLGEISKSPRWAIAYKFLAKQETSDIIDIEVSVGRTGILTPVAILKPVNIGGVVVKRATLHNQDEIDKKNINIGDKVLVERSGDVIPEVVKVISKGRHNGAFKLPESCPCCGSSVVIDGAAHRCMNELACPCQIKGAIVHFASKRAMDIEGLGEKIVDKLVEKGLIKNVADIYYLKRGDLSGLEGFGEKSEENLFNSIEKSKNISYDRFVYALGIRHVGEHIADLLVRYFGDIEGIKKADTEELSSKYGIGEEIGRSIYNFFRLDSNVEVIKRLFNAGVSPYKAKVQSRNENGAVYGKSFIFTGTLKDFTRGEAENIVKAAGGIIEKTIKKKLDYVVAGSDPGSKYDKAVKLNLNIINEDEFKKILNK; this is translated from the coding sequence ATGAAGAAAAGTTCCGATTTTGACGATACAGCAAGTAAAATTACGGAAGAAAAAGCAAAGCAAAGAATAGCAGAGCTTACCGATGCCTTGAACTATCACAATTACAGGTATTATATGCTTGAAGATCCCGTTATTTCCGACTTTGAATTCGACAAACTTATGCGCGAATTATCGGATCTTGAGCGAAAATATCCTCAATTCGTAAGGCAGGATTCACCCTCCAAGAGAGTCGGCGGCGCGGTTAGCGAAAAATTCAGCCAGGTTAAGCATAACGTCCCTATGCTATCCTTGGATAATGCTTATTCGCGTGAAGAAGTTTTAGAATTCGACGCAAAAGTAAAAAGATTCCTTGGATATGAGGCGGCAGAAAATATAGATTATGAATGCGAACTCAAATTTGACGGACTTGCCGTTGAAATTGTTTATAAAAACGGCTTTTTCGTTCAAGGTTCTACCAGAGGCGACGGCGTTATCGGAGAAGACGTAACAGCAAACTTAAGAACTATAAATACGATACCGTTAAAACTTTTAAAAGATATAGAATATATAGAGGTGCGCGGAGAAGTTTTGATGGATAAAAAATCTTTCAAAAGCCTTAACGAAGAAAGATTAAAAGAAGGTTTAAGCCTGTTTGCGAATCCAAGAAACGCCGCTTCGGGCAGTATAAGGCAGTTAGACCCAGATATAACAAAGAAACGAAATCTTATAATGTTTGCTTACGGGGTCGGCGATTATTCCATAAAAGACGTGTCCGATTTTAATACGCAGTTCGAGATGATGAATTTTTTAAAAACCGCAGGCATTAACATAAATAAAAAAATAAAATTGGTAAAAGGTATATCGGGAGCGGTAAATTTTTTTGACGATATAGCAGAAATAAGAGAATCTCTGCCTTTTGAAATTGACGGCATAGTTATAAAAGTAAACGATATCGGACTTCAAAAAAAACTTGGCGAAATATCTAAAAGCCCAAGGTGGGCTATCGCCTATAAATTCTTGGCTAAGCAGGAAACATCGGACATAATCGATATAGAAGTTTCTGTTGGAAGGACGGGTATTTTAACTCCGGTCGCTATTTTAAAACCGGTTAATATCGGCGGAGTAGTAGTCAAGAGGGCTACGCTTCATAATCAGGATGAAATAGACAAGAAAAATATAAATATAGGCGATAAAGTTCTTGTAGAAAGGTCTGGAGACGTTATTCCCGAGGTGGTTAAAGTAATATCGAAAGGCAGACATAACGGAGCGTTTAAACTGCCTGAGTCTTGTCCATGTTGCGGTTCTTCGGTCGTTATAGACGGCGCAGCCCACAGATGCATGAATGAACTTGCATGCCCATGCCAGATTAAGGGGGCTATCGTTCATTTTGCATCGAAAAGAGCTATGGACATAGAAGGACTCGGCGAAAAAATAGTCGATAAGTTAGTGGAAAAAGGTTTAATAAAAAATGTCGCAGATATTTATTATTTAAAGCGCGGAGATTTAAGCGGGCTTGAAGGTTTTGGGGAAAAGTCGGAAGAAAATCTTTTTAATTCTATTGAAAAATCTAAAAATATATCATATGATAGATTTGTTTATGCGCTCGGCATAAGACACGTCGGAGAGCATATAGCCGATTTATTAGTCAGGTATTTCGGCGATATAGAAGGTATAAAAAAAGCGGATACAGAAGAGCTGTCTTCCAAGTATGGAATAGGAGAAGAAATAGGCAGGTCTATTTATAATTTTTTTAGATTGGATTCTAACGTCGAGGTCATAAAAAGACTTTTCAATGCGGGCGTTTCTCCTTATAAAGCAAAAGTTCAAAGCAGAAACGAAAACGGTGCCGTTTACGGAAAAAGTTTTATTTTTACCGGAACTCTTAAAGATTTTACTAGAGGAGAAGCTGAAAATATAGTAAAGGCGGCGGGAGGCATCATAGAAAAGACGATTAAAAAGAAGTTGGATTACGTGGTCGCCGGTTCCGATCCTGGTTCGAAGTACGATAAAGCCGTAAAACTTAATCTTAATATAATAAACGAGGATGAATTTAAAAAAATACTTAATAAATAA